A genomic region of Gadus macrocephalus chromosome 5, ASM3116895v1 contains the following coding sequences:
- the LOC132457173 gene encoding calpain-1 catalytic subunit-like gives MAPPGVCQSIMNKRSKKNGFGSLANPEMFLNQDFQQLKKYCIERQLRYIDDMFPPNQNSIGQVSLSHSQLARVEWLRPGKICQSPSFVVDGVSRFDFCQGVVGNCWFLASVGALTFQSQILQQVLPSERSFSAGIFHFRFWRFGYWVDVVIDDKLPTIDGKLIFVRSKTPNEFWPALLEKAYAKVCGSYADMNAGTPSEALVDFTGGVHICFQLDSAVPDLWNTMHRAAQSNSLMGCGTPQGETSANNVSANGLVEGHAYAVTGVTQVISNGQPINLVRLLNPWGNGEWIGDWSDSSVLWQSISAEDREMCVDVADDGEFWMAMEDFCRFFSDLDICCLCPDFLDGTTSSHWTPLVYESRWVAGTTAGGCLNNPEMFRMNPQYRFRIEGSNSDSEQGNNILVSLMQKPENGTRRLKNDLYIGFSIFKVCFMLPI, from the exons ATGGCACCTCCTGGTGTATGTCAAAGCATTATGAATAAACGAAGCAAAAAGAACGGTTTTGGCAGCCTTGCAAACCCAGAGATGTTTCTTAACCAAGACTTCCAGCAGTTGAAAAAGTACTGCATTGAACGTCAATTAAGATACATTGATGACATGTTTCCTCCGAACCAAAACTCCATTGGCCAAGTTTCTCTATCCCATTCGCAACTGGCGAGAGTTGAGTGGCTGAGACCAGGG AAAATATGTCAATCCCCATCCTTTGTTGTTGATGGAGTTTCAAGATTTGATTTTTGCCAAGGAGTAGTTG GTAATTGCTGGTTCCTAGCTTCAGTTGGAGCTCTAACATTCCAGAGCCAAATCCTTCAGCAAGTTCTGCCTTCTGAGCGCTCATTCAGTGCTGGCATATTCCACTTCAGG TTCTGGAGATTTGGATACTGGGTGGATGTTGTCATCGATGATAAGTTACCGACAATTGACGGCAAACTCATCTTTGTTCGCTCAAAAACCCCAAATGAGTTTTGGCCTGCTTTGCTGGAAAAAGCCTATGCTAA GGTTTGCGGCTCCTACGCAGACATGAATGCAGGAACCCCATCAGAAGCCTTGGTCGATTTTACAGGAGGCGTGCACATATGCTTCCAACTGGATAGTGCTGTCCCAGACCTCTGGAACACAATGCACAGAGCTGCACAGAGCAATTCATTGATGGGGTGTGGGACACCCCAGGGG GAGACCTCAGCCAACAACGTCTCAGCCAATGGTTTAGTGGAAGGACATGCCTACGCCGTTACTGGTGTCACACAA GTGATCAGCAATGGGCAGCCAATAAATCTTGTTCGCTTGTTAAACCCATGGGGCAATGGAGAGTGGATTGGCGATTGGAGTGACAG TTCTGTTTTGTGGCAATCTATTAGTGCTGAAGACCGTGAAATGTGTGTAGATGTGGCTGATGATGGGGAATTTTG GATGGCGATGGAGGACTTCTGTCGTTTCTTTTCAGATCTTGACATTTGTTGCCTATGCCCTGACTTCCTTGATGGCACAACATCTTCTCACTGGACGCCCTTGGTCTATGAAAGCAGATGGGTTGCAGGGACCACAGCTGGAGGATGCCTAAACAACCCTG aaatgttcaggATGAACCCTCAGTATCGGTTCAGGATTGAAGGTTCAAACAGCGATTCTGAGCAGGGGAACAACATTCTAGTGTCTCTCATGCAGAAGCCTGAAAACGGAACAAGGCGGCTGAAAAATGATCTTTACATCGGTTTCTCAATTTTTAAGGTTTGTTTTATGTTACCTATTTAA
- the LOC132457184 gene encoding calpain-8-like, whose product MDMFKLAPAEYLIVPSSFKPDETASFILRILSKSETHAHDHSGQSHSPIEKPIMRELNKNDEESRSFFEKYADQFEEVHAEQLQKILNEKILQGYKKTEGFSLDACRSMVALMDTSITGKLKRDEFLRLWRKVTTYNDIFSQIDPTRKGTLSLHELRKAIKAAGIVLKDGMLNLMAVRYGTSTGRISLESYINLLLRLECMGKIYTQLSGGKTMSLSESEWMYVSMYT is encoded by the exons ATGGATATGTTCAAGTTGGCTCCTGCCGAATACCTGATTGTGCCATCCAGTTTCAAGCCAGATGAGACGGCTTCCTTCATTCTCAGAATTCTCTCCAAGTCAGAGACCCATGCCCA TGACCATTCTGGGCAAAGCCACAGTCCAATTGAAAAG CCCATAATGAGAGAGTTAAATAAAAATGACGAAGAGAGCAGAAGTTTCTTCGAAAAATATGCTGATCAG tTTGAAGAAGTCCATGCAGAGCAGCTCCAGAAAATTTTAAATGAAAAGATCCTTCAAG GATACAAGAAAACTGAAGGCTTCAGTCTGGATGCGTGTCGCAGCATGGTGGCTCTAATGGAT ACATCCATCACTGGCAAACTGAAACGTGATGAATTCTTGCGTTTGTGGAGGAAAGTCACCACCTACAAC GACATCTTCTCCCAAATTGATCCAACCCGCAAAGGTACTTTGTCCCTGCATGAGCTGAGAAAGGCTATAAAGGCTGCAG GGATTGTTCTGAAGGATGGTATGCTGAACCTGATGGCTGTTCGGTATGGCACCTCTACTGGAAGGATTAGCCTGGAGAGCTACATCAATCTACTCCTTCGATTGGAATGCATGGGAA AAATCTACACACAACTCTCGGGAGGAAAGACCATGTCTCTCAGTGAAtctgag